The Achromobacter deleyi region CAGCTGCGGCGCGGGCGTCGGCTGTTCGGGCTGTTCGGTCTCGGGCGGCGATGTGGCGCCGTCATCTGAATCGTCGTCGCCGCCGCAGGCGGCAAGGGTCAGGCTCAGGGCGATGGCCGCAACAAGGGCGCGGCCCAGTGCAAAGTACGGGGTCATGATTACTCCTGGTCAGGGAACGTTGCCGGGTCTGGCCGGCAGCAAGGCAATCGGAGCGCGGCATTCCCGATCGGGAATGCCGCGCGGGTTCAGGCCAGGCGCCGCCGCAGGCGGGCGGCGATCTGGTCCAGCAAAAACACGGTGATGAAGATCACGACGAGAATCGTCCCGACATGGGAGTACTGGTACATGTCGTAGCGGCCCTTCAGCTCCTGTCCGATACCGCCCGCGCCCACCAGGCCCACCACGGTGGCCATGCGCACATTGCGGTCCAGGATGTACAGCGTGTAGCCCGTGAACTTGGGCATCACCTGGGGCAGCACCGCGTAGGCCAGCACGCGCAGCTTGCTGGTGCCGATCGCGGCCAGCGCCTCCTGTGGCTTGGTGTCGGCCGTCTCGATGTCCTCGGCATAGAACTTGCCCAGGAATCCCATCGAATGGATGGCCAGCGCCAGCACGCCGGCGATGGGACCGAAGCCATAGGCCAGCACCAGGAACAGCGCGCAGATCAGTTCCGGCATGGCTCGGAAGAGACTGACCAGCGCCCGCGCAGCCACATACAGCAGCCGGTTGGGCGCATAGTTGCGTGCGCTGCAGTAGGCCAGTGGCGCACTGCCCAGCATCGCCAGGAGCGTGGCCCAGATTGCGATTTCGAAGGTCTCGACCATCTTGACCGCCACCCGCCACAAGTAGCCCAGCGGCTCGACCAGGTAGGTGTGCGTGGATACCTCGTCTTCCATCTTCAGCGTGTGCGGGTTCAGCCGGCTCTCGGTGACCTGCTGGGTCTCCAACCGCGCCAGCCAGGGCAGCTTTTGCGGGTCGAAGCCTTCGATGCGCGAGGTTTCGGTGCGATAGGAAATCTGCAGCGGGAAGAGGCTGTCAGCCAGCGCTCCCAGGCCGGAAGTGACCTGGGATTGCTCCTTGATGCCGACCGCGGCCAGCGCGCCATCCAGCGTCAGCGCCGCCATGCGGCCCATTTCGACTCGCTGGCCGGTGTACAGGAAAAGCATCAGCGCGGCGATGACGACCAGCAGCGCCCGGGCGCCGTACGGAGGATCCAGCCGCCAGGCGGTGTTGTCGGATTGCGTGCTCA contains the following coding sequences:
- the phnE gene encoding phosphonate ABC transporter, permease protein PhnE; translated protein: MSTQSDNTAWRLDPPYGARALLVVIAALMLFLYTGQRVEMGRMAALTLDGALAAVGIKEQSQVTSGLGALADSLFPLQISYRTETSRIEGFDPQKLPWLARLETQQVTESRLNPHTLKMEDEVSTHTYLVEPLGYLWRVAVKMVETFEIAIWATLLAMLGSAPLAYCSARNYAPNRLLYVAARALVSLFRAMPELICALFLVLAYGFGPIAGVLALAIHSMGFLGKFYAEDIETADTKPQEALAAIGTSKLRVLAYAVLPQVMPKFTGYTLYILDRNVRMATVVGLVGAGGIGQELKGRYDMYQYSHVGTILVVIFITVFLLDQIAARLRRRLA